A single region of the Massilia sp. erpn genome encodes:
- a CDS encoding STY0301 family protein: protein MARSTPGLYARRDEINRVTSNSPAITPMPSSSFCKAMLTSNLIRQRGAAVCIFLLGGAAMQCAYSAPAAPPLICPASMPISASPVNGWKVYIGSELYLNSATPISGPPEMHGDLAEYTTRPGKREWSYVYDLDRDFPDGKWLECGYGIHNEVTLSQRMPDSIKRCVFTYRKGAKAGQNDIKIDCR from the coding sequence ATGGCAAGATCAACTCCCGGTTTATACGCTCGCAGGGACGAGATAAACAGGGTAACTTCAAATTCCCCAGCGATAACGCCGATGCCTTCTTCGTCATTCTGTAAAGCCATGCTTACCTCAAATCTCATCAGGCAAAGGGGAGCTGCAGTCTGCATCTTCCTTCTTGGGGGAGCAGCAATGCAATGCGCTTACTCAGCGCCGGCTGCGCCTCCTTTGATATGCCCGGCATCGATGCCAATTTCGGCCTCACCCGTCAATGGCTGGAAGGTCTATATCGGATCAGAACTGTATTTGAATTCAGCGACGCCAATCAGCGGACCTCCCGAAATGCACGGCGATCTGGCGGAATACACTACGCGGCCTGGCAAGAGGGAATGGTCGTATGTGTATGACCTTGATAGGGATTTCCCTGACGGTAAATGGCTTGAATGCGGGTACGGGATACACAATGAAGTTACGCTATCTCAGCGCATGCCTGATTCGATAAAACGCTGCGTTTTCACTTATCGAAAAGGCGCCAAAGCTGGGCAGAACGATATCAAAATCGACTGTCGTTGA
- a CDS encoding BPSL0067 family protein, translating into MPYKYEDVDGLENHDMVGSHQCVALMQTYAAAPATSNWRQGEAVVGNVMLRKGTAVATFVNGRYPNRSHGNHAAFFLRQALGGIYVMDQWKSKKNGKINSRFIRSQGRDKQGNFKFPSDNADAFFVIL; encoded by the coding sequence ATGCCATACAAATACGAGGACGTTGATGGACTCGAAAATCACGATATGGTTGGCTCTCATCAATGCGTTGCCTTGATGCAGACTTATGCCGCGGCGCCGGCAACAAGCAACTGGCGTCAGGGCGAAGCGGTAGTTGGGAACGTGATGCTCAGGAAAGGTACGGCCGTCGCCACTTTCGTCAACGGCCGCTACCCAAACCGCAGTCATGGAAATCATGCGGCCTTTTTCTTGCGTCAAGCCCTGGGAGGCATCTATGTGATGGATCAGTGGAAAAGCAAGAAAAATGGCAAGATCAACTCCCGGTTTATACGCTCGCAGGGACGAGATAAACAGGGTAACTTCAAATTCCCCAGCGATAACGCCGATGCCTTCTTCGTCATTCTGTAA
- a CDS encoding type II toxin-antitoxin system HicB family antitoxin, protein MKYPARFKPDPEAGGYVVTFRDIPAAITQGDDDAEAMEMAKDDRIVSMLEMQKHEDLMASVEPTWRPSQIDEISISRKPQKPSSNGDAP, encoded by the coding sequence ATGAAATACCCGGCACGATTTAAACCTGATCCTGAGGCTGGCGGCTACGTCGTCACTTTCCGCGACATTCCGGCGGCGATTACTCAAGGAGATGATGACGCCGAAGCGATGGAGATGGCGAAGGATGATCGGATTGTATCCATGCTGGAAATGCAGAAGCATGAAGACCTCATGGCAAGCGTCGAACCGACTTGGCGGCCATCGCAGATCGATGAAATCAGCATATCGCGCAAACCACAAAAGCCATCAAGCAACGGAGATGCACCTTGA
- a CDS encoding NAD(P)H-quinone oxidoreductase, which translates to MQTTMNAIEFAGAGGPEVLRAVQRPVPHPGANEVLIRHLAAGINGPDVMQRKGLYDPPPGASDIPGLEVAGIVVAVGAQVSHIQPGDQVVALIPGGGYAEYSVADARTVTPLPEGLTPSEGAALLETFMTVWTNMFQRGQFRRGDNILIHGGASGIGTTATMLAKAFGAAKIITTVSTPEQREASLALGADVAVLYRDEDFVEASRQATDGRGVDIILDIIAGDYVARNYAAAAMNGRIVQIGVIAGPARELDLFPMLSKRLTHIGSTLRSRTADEKAALLDELRSNVWPLLKAGTLKPLVYRSFPLAEAGQAHALMDSGQHIGKIVLTMTDSAA; encoded by the coding sequence ATGCAAACCACGATGAACGCCATCGAATTCGCCGGTGCCGGCGGCCCTGAAGTGCTGCGGGCCGTGCAGCGCCCCGTGCCGCATCCAGGCGCAAACGAAGTCCTGATCCGGCACCTGGCGGCCGGCATCAATGGGCCGGACGTGATGCAGCGCAAAGGCCTATATGATCCTCCGCCCGGCGCATCGGATATTCCAGGCCTCGAAGTGGCGGGCATCGTGGTGGCCGTGGGCGCCCAGGTGAGCCATATCCAGCCAGGCGATCAGGTGGTGGCCCTGATTCCGGGCGGCGGCTATGCCGAATACAGCGTGGCCGACGCGCGCACCGTCACGCCGCTGCCGGAAGGGCTGACGCCAAGCGAAGGCGCGGCACTGTTGGAAACCTTTATGACCGTGTGGACCAATATGTTCCAGCGCGGCCAGTTCCGGCGCGGCGACAATATTCTGATCCACGGCGGCGCATCGGGCATCGGCACCACGGCAACCATGCTGGCCAAGGCTTTCGGCGCGGCGAAAATCATCACCACGGTCAGCACGCCCGAGCAGCGCGAAGCCAGCCTGGCGCTGGGCGCGGATGTGGCTGTGCTATACCGCGATGAGGATTTTGTAGAGGCCAGCCGGCAGGCCACCGATGGCCGTGGCGTGGATATCATCCTCGACATCATCGCCGGCGACTATGTGGCGCGCAACTACGCCGCCGCCGCAATGAATGGCCGCATCGTTCAGATCGGCGTGATCGCCGGCCCGGCCAGGGAGCTGGACCTGTTTCCCATGCTGAGCAAGCGCCTGACGCACATCGGCTCCACGCTGCGTTCGCGCACGGCCGACGAAAAGGCGGCGCTGCTGGACGAGTTGCGCAGCAATGTCTGGCCCTTGCTCAAGGCGGGCACGCTCAAGCCGCTGGTCTATCGCAGCTTCCCGCTGGCCGAGGCCGGGCAGGCGCATGCCTTGATGGATTCCGGCCAGCATATTGGTAAGATCGTGCTGACAATGACGGACAGCGCGGCATAA
- a CDS encoding AAA family ATPase — MAFEFSIPSPTDVTSISIEVGSSVIFVGANGSGKTRLAVTIEGNRDLDSHRISAHRALSLNPSVVKTSEQLSWAALRTGWQNLDARAAHRATNRWQGKAAVSLLNDYDFLLQVLFADQANIALQTHNRARAGDAGPFDITKFEQLNEIWKRVLPHRTLHFTGDDISVSIPGGAAKYSASEMSDGERAIFYLIGQTLAVNANSLLIFDEPELHVHRSIMSKLWDELEAARPDCAFVFITHDLEFAAVRSGAKYVVREYDGRSWVIDPVPEQSGFSDELTTLILGSRRPVLFVESVEGKFDVALYRCCYPKFTVIPRGSCTEVIHSVMTMRRNQDLTRVRCFGVVDADGHVEDEIAQMRLLGVSVLPVSEIENLILLPSVSRTIAVSEGYSGDELESKLSALKSDVLSKVRASGAIEAVVVRYCQRRIDRMAKKIDLRAATTVAELDAEFTRQVAELNIQALAQTMRVELETAAEAEDLGLLLALFDHKGMMADAASRLKQTRKPAFESWLVRVLSNGSLPALTNALRSVLPQIDING; from the coding sequence ATGGCGTTTGAGTTTAGTATCCCAAGTCCTACCGATGTTACGTCAATTTCGATCGAAGTCGGTTCCTCTGTTATCTTCGTGGGTGCAAATGGCAGCGGGAAGACCAGGCTGGCCGTGACCATAGAGGGGAATCGAGATCTTGACTCGCATCGGATTTCAGCGCATCGCGCCCTTTCGTTGAATCCGTCAGTGGTCAAGACGAGCGAGCAGCTTTCGTGGGCCGCTTTGCGTACCGGCTGGCAAAACCTAGATGCACGAGCAGCCCATCGCGCGACCAACCGTTGGCAAGGTAAGGCCGCCGTAAGTTTGCTTAATGATTATGACTTTCTGCTTCAGGTTCTCTTCGCGGATCAGGCAAACATTGCTCTGCAAACACACAATAGAGCGCGAGCCGGAGATGCCGGGCCGTTTGATATAACTAAATTCGAACAGCTCAACGAGATCTGGAAAAGGGTGTTGCCGCATCGTACGCTACACTTTACGGGCGATGATATTAGCGTGTCTATTCCTGGAGGAGCTGCCAAGTATTCGGCATCTGAGATGAGCGACGGCGAGCGCGCAATCTTCTATCTAATCGGGCAAACCTTAGCTGTGAATGCAAACTCGTTGCTGATTTTTGACGAACCAGAACTTCATGTGCATCGATCCATTATGTCGAAGCTGTGGGACGAGTTGGAGGCTGCACGTCCAGATTGTGCGTTTGTGTTTATCACGCATGACCTTGAATTTGCCGCTGTTAGGTCTGGGGCGAAGTATGTTGTGCGTGAATATGACGGGCGAAGCTGGGTGATTGATCCTGTACCGGAGCAATCAGGATTCAGCGACGAACTGACCACGCTCATACTCGGTAGCCGGCGCCCAGTGCTGTTTGTGGAAAGCGTCGAAGGCAAGTTCGATGTCGCCCTCTACCGCTGCTGCTATCCCAAATTCACGGTCATCCCGCGCGGCTCGTGCACAGAAGTAATTCACTCCGTTATGACCATGCGTCGCAATCAAGATTTGACACGTGTGCGTTGTTTCGGGGTGGTCGATGCGGATGGTCATGTAGAAGATGAGATCGCACAGATGCGCCTACTTGGTGTCTCTGTGCTTCCAGTTTCAGAAATAGAAAATCTTATCCTCTTGCCCTCTGTTAGCCGAACCATTGCGGTCAGCGAGGGCTATAGTGGGGATGAGTTGGAATCTAAACTTTCCGCACTCAAGTCCGACGTGCTCAGTAAGGTCCGGGCGAGCGGCGCTATTGAAGCGGTTGTTGTTAGATATTGCCAGCGCCGCATAGATCGAATGGCAAAAAAGATTGACTTGCGCGCAGCCACCACTGTGGCCGAATTGGATGCCGAATTCACGCGCCAAGTGGCAGAGCTAAACATTCAGGCTCTTGCGCAAACTATGCGTGTAGAACTCGAAACTGCTGCTGAAGCTGAGGATCTGGGCTTGTTGCTTGCATTGTTCGACCACAAGGGCATGATGGCGGATGCAGCAAGCCGTTTGAAACAGACGCGTAAGCCCGCCTTTGAGAGCTGGCTGGTGCGCGTACTCAGTAACGGGTCGTTGCCGGCGCTGACTAATGCCCTGCGCAGTGTTCTGCCACAAATTGATATTAATGGCTAG
- a CDS encoding type 1 glutamine amidotransferase domain-containing protein: MSKKILVVLTATEKYPNLQRATGIWLGEAVHFVDVVQQAGYEVDYLTPHGGYTPIDPHSLALAEPIDWEWYGKRDFMNRLGATLKPADVKAADYAAIYFVGGHGVMWDFPDNEDFQRLSREIYEAGGYVTSVCHGVVGLLNIKLSDGSLLIEGKQVTGFTNEEERQAELDKFVPFLTEDELVRRRAHFQKAPQPWQPFAVTDQRLITGQNPASGAAVARLLVQELAAR; encoded by the coding sequence ATGTCCAAGAAAATCCTCGTGGTCCTGACGGCCACCGAAAAATATCCGAACCTGCAGCGCGCCACCGGCATATGGCTGGGCGAAGCGGTTCACTTCGTCGACGTGGTGCAGCAGGCCGGCTACGAAGTCGATTATCTGACCCCGCACGGCGGCTACACGCCCATCGACCCGCACAGCCTGGCGCTGGCCGAGCCTATCGATTGGGAATGGTATGGCAAGCGCGATTTCATGAACCGCCTGGGCGCCACGCTGAAGCCGGCCGACGTGAAGGCAGCCGACTATGCGGCCATCTATTTCGTTGGCGGCCATGGCGTAATGTGGGACTTCCCCGACAATGAGGATTTCCAGCGCCTGAGCCGCGAAATCTATGAAGCGGGCGGCTATGTCACCTCCGTCTGCCATGGTGTGGTGGGACTGCTGAACATCAAACTATCCGATGGCTCGTTGCTTATCGAAGGCAAGCAAGTCACCGGTTTCACCAACGAGGAGGAACGCCAGGCCGAGCTGGACAAGTTCGTGCCCTTCCTGACCGAAGATGAGCTGGTGCGCCGCCGCGCCCACTTCCAGAAAGCGCCACAGCCATGGCAGCCTTTCGCGGTGACCGACCAGCGCCTGATCACCGGCCAGAATCCAGCATCCGGTGCGGCCGTCGCCCGGCTGCTGGTACAGGAACTGGCTGCACGCTAA
- a CDS encoding AraC family transcriptional regulator has product MASASDEAIVRRLLALAPQEGDIGTRLPGVTLMRANSTRPPSAVLQNPTIVVMAQGLKRGFLGSEVFHYQPGQYLIVSVPLPFYCDTIVKDGEPMLALAVEIDMGLVFDLLAKMQATATSSLELPSRGMAVAEMDDTLRDVLERLLACLASNEELAVLGPQLLRELHYRVLQGAGGDCLRSLAIWHGRRGPIFLACEHLRTRYAEPLSVDALAKEAAMSTSSFHKAFKALTGHSPIQYLKAVRLHKAHELIARQESPVAQAAFAVGYASASQFSREFKRLFGYSPAEAS; this is encoded by the coding sequence ATGGCATCGGCAAGCGATGAGGCAATTGTAAGGCGGCTGCTGGCCTTGGCGCCGCAGGAAGGCGATATCGGCACGCGCCTGCCCGGCGTGACGCTGATGCGCGCCAACAGCACGCGGCCGCCCAGCGCGGTGCTGCAAAACCCCACCATTGTGGTCATGGCCCAGGGCTTGAAGCGTGGCTTTCTCGGCAGCGAAGTCTTCCACTATCAGCCGGGACAATATCTGATCGTCTCGGTTCCCCTGCCCTTCTATTGCGACACCATCGTGAAGGATGGGGAACCAATGCTGGCCCTCGCCGTCGAAATTGATATGGGACTGGTGTTCGACCTGCTCGCCAAAATGCAGGCCACGGCGACATCCTCGCTTGAACTGCCGTCGCGCGGCATGGCGGTGGCCGAGATGGACGACACGCTGCGCGACGTACTGGAACGGCTGCTGGCCTGCCTGGCATCGAACGAAGAGCTGGCAGTGCTGGGGCCGCAACTGCTGCGCGAGCTGCACTACCGCGTGCTGCAGGGTGCGGGCGGTGACTGCTTGCGTTCGCTCGCCATCTGGCATGGGCGGCGCGGGCCAATCTTCCTCGCCTGCGAACACTTGCGCACGCGCTATGCGGAACCGCTGAGTGTGGACGCGCTGGCGAAGGAAGCGGCGATGAGCACGTCCAGTTTTCACAAGGCGTTCAAGGCGCTGACCGGACACTCGCCCATTCAGTATCTGAAGGCCGTGCGCCTGCACAAGGCGCATGAACTGATTGCACGGCAGGAAAGCCCGGTGGCGCAGGCGGCTTTCGCGGTCGGCTACGCCAGCGCATCGCAGTTCAGCCGGGAGTTCAAACGGCTGTTCGGCTATTCGCCCGCCGAGGCTAGCTAA
- a CDS encoding FAD-dependent oxidoreductase, with product MSYLSFHSAAAPSAPTVHKAGSLRSAYSNWLIANHGDQYRATVQQQLRRPQARRLHAAVNGAAPGQENAAPLVGIVGGGFAGLFSGLMLQSLGIGCELFESSDRVGGRIRTWYSSDYDPRNKDKAGLYGEVGGMRLPQFSFDMLPVQQLSLAVNAVLERNGLSQQKVYWRKFYYNSPQQRMRFNNMAKPIEAQDSSLNTLNFDQRAGGDVPDIWLTQTTGSDGSKYLPINMILDQVNKPFLDAINRSFAEGFNMMMEYDQYSMWDYLTTVFTLGDLQQYYDPAMGAKSDLLPWSVVSYLETTNVGTGMYSVSFVEMVIAVYDWGGSKNPYQPGDQAVYMLTVDQGMQRFPDACRTVLDLGVGVLPPDGNTAQVQVGILPNSTGAYSYTAPNLTPDARPPSYQPEQPVPSDPSPKQQRVFLEHKVMALDHDGALYDGHGGIKMRIRDERQPGQPLIEKQYPYVITTLPNGCYLNGDFKTNLLQEISFAKAQAIRECDFMPAFKAFLTFRTQFWAKLGKRQDKGLGAASTDRPNRQIIYPSYGYDGAGGVLQVYCWAQDAERLGALDDRGRVAECLKGIAYLYPEVDIEREFAGYDDGKTTRTWFWDQHAGGGAFALFNPGQFKNIYPSLLTPEFGGCLNFAGECCSVHHGWIVGALDSAYNAVYHILQQSGAHDKIEQLKHTWGDYAPPDVGGDPATANELEYAYEYNLVDRKAASIAPGASQSIYGTSSFVFGGTVPAFIDDYNKVPQSMKSSNEDKQVLKMLNNLWNDNVALRAKAQATGKKKEQNQAGAGSEAVRRLETTYYGDNFQAIPAPKFWLKDDDEFARQQLGGFMPNLLTAVGKQQVRQLIESADIRQPEKLGNLDAITYIADYRKFLSACTVTPVGYYLPKPVVFFTVDEANQLMPIAIQLEHGGELFAPDMPNAENAWLLAKMLVNCAGQTLHDVGFHQLLTHQLCALVSISLFSEEVFNPITNPGSSAPFQEHPVFKLLQPHVSKALEFQQTIYNRDYIPGLPSFPATRTVSGAAGVYNLGFVYDLIFSCGRIGNYQLQDKIYNDPGFRFLELANPIDARKRGVEKTPFSYPYQHDASLWYEAIARFTSQFVDTCYTSDSAVTEDTQLQHFFGKLIPAFNHTVGTPPAARFPQQVATKALLKEVLSMFVWQFSVQHTVINDGAYNHAAFVPNASTLMYAPPAGKPSAQWSADDVLACLPSNSQLYPSLGNMNFMDVQINASVTGQGPYPETILGRMTLAPSIDILQDSYAFSDTRLRSVVDDFYQSARRVGDAIQLRQAKDTARYLELHPDAQSVPETVTFNLISPVNVMNTIQT from the coding sequence ATGAGCTACCTATCGTTCCATTCGGCAGCCGCTCCTTCCGCCCCCACCGTGCACAAGGCAGGCTCCCTGCGCTCGGCCTATTCCAACTGGCTGATCGCCAACCACGGCGACCAATACCGCGCCACCGTCCAGCAGCAGCTACGGCGACCGCAGGCGCGGCGCCTGCATGCTGCCGTGAACGGCGCCGCCCCCGGCCAGGAAAACGCCGCGCCGCTGGTGGGCATTGTCGGCGGCGGCTTCGCCGGCCTGTTCTCCGGCCTGATGCTGCAATCGCTGGGCATAGGCTGCGAGCTGTTTGAAAGTTCCGACCGCGTGGGCGGCCGCATCCGCACCTGGTATTCCAGCGACTACGATCCGCGCAACAAGGACAAGGCTGGCCTGTACGGTGAAGTCGGCGGCATGCGCCTGCCGCAGTTCTCCTTCGACATGCTGCCTGTGCAGCAGCTCTCGCTGGCGGTGAACGCCGTGCTGGAACGGAATGGCCTAAGCCAGCAAAAAGTCTACTGGCGCAAGTTCTATTACAACTCGCCGCAGCAGCGCATGCGCTTCAACAATATGGCCAAGCCGATCGAGGCCCAGGATTCCAGCCTGAACACCCTGAACTTCGACCAGCGCGCCGGCGGCGATGTGCCCGATATCTGGCTGACGCAAACAACCGGCAGCGACGGCAGCAAATACCTGCCCATCAATATGATCCTCGACCAGGTCAACAAGCCCTTCCTGGATGCGATCAACCGCTCCTTCGCCGAAGGCTTCAACATGATGATGGAGTACGACCAGTACTCCATGTGGGACTACCTGACCACCGTCTTCACGCTGGGCGATCTGCAGCAATACTACGATCCGGCCATGGGCGCCAAGAGCGACCTGCTGCCGTGGTCCGTGGTCAGCTATCTGGAAACGACCAATGTCGGCACTGGCATGTATTCGGTCTCCTTCGTGGAGATGGTGATCGCCGTGTACGACTGGGGTGGTAGCAAGAACCCGTATCAGCCCGGCGATCAGGCGGTGTACATGCTGACGGTGGACCAGGGCATGCAGCGCTTCCCGGATGCCTGCCGCACGGTGCTCGACCTGGGCGTGGGCGTGCTGCCGCCGGACGGCAATACGGCCCAGGTGCAAGTCGGCATCCTGCCGAATTCCACTGGCGCCTACTCCTATACCGCACCCAATCTCACACCCGACGCCAGGCCGCCGTCCTACCAGCCGGAGCAGCCAGTGCCGAGCGACCCATCGCCCAAACAGCAGCGCGTCTTCCTCGAACACAAGGTAATGGCGCTGGATCACGATGGCGCGCTATACGACGGCCATGGCGGCATCAAGATGCGGATCCGTGATGAACGCCAGCCGGGCCAGCCACTGATCGAAAAGCAGTATCCCTACGTCATTACGACCTTGCCCAATGGCTGCTATCTGAACGGCGACTTCAAGACCAATCTGCTGCAGGAGATCAGCTTTGCCAAGGCGCAGGCGATCCGCGAATGCGACTTCATGCCGGCGTTTAAAGCCTTCCTCACTTTCCGCACGCAGTTCTGGGCCAAGCTGGGCAAGCGCCAGGACAAAGGCCTGGGCGCGGCATCGACCGACCGCCCCAACCGCCAGATCATCTACCCGTCCTACGGCTATGACGGCGCGGGCGGCGTCTTGCAAGTGTATTGCTGGGCGCAGGATGCGGAAAGGCTGGGCGCCCTGGACGACCGTGGCCGCGTGGCCGAATGCCTGAAGGGCATCGCCTACCTCTATCCCGAAGTCGATATCGAGCGCGAGTTCGCCGGCTACGACGACGGCAAGACGACCCGCACCTGGTTCTGGGACCAGCATGCGGGCGGCGGCGCCTTTGCGCTGTTCAATCCCGGCCAGTTCAAGAATATCTATCCCTCGCTGCTGACGCCCGAATTCGGCGGCTGCCTGAACTTCGCGGGCGAATGCTGCTCCGTGCACCATGGCTGGATCGTCGGCGCCCTCGATTCGGCTTACAACGCCGTGTATCACATCCTGCAGCAGTCCGGGGCGCATGACAAGATCGAGCAGCTGAAACATACCTGGGGCGATTACGCGCCGCCCGATGTCGGCGGCGATCCCGCCACGGCCAACGAGCTGGAATACGCTTACGAATACAATCTGGTGGACCGCAAAGCCGCCTCGATCGCGCCGGGCGCCAGCCAGAGCATCTACGGCACGTCCAGCTTTGTCTTCGGTGGCACAGTGCCAGCCTTTATCGACGATTACAATAAAGTGCCGCAGTCGATGAAGAGCAGCAATGAGGACAAGCAGGTGCTGAAGATGCTCAACAACCTGTGGAACGACAACGTCGCCCTACGCGCCAAGGCGCAGGCCACAGGCAAGAAAAAGGAGCAAAACCAGGCCGGTGCCGGCTCGGAGGCCGTGCGGCGGCTGGAAACCACCTACTACGGCGACAATTTCCAGGCCATCCCCGCACCGAAGTTCTGGCTCAAGGACGACGACGAATTCGCCCGCCAGCAACTGGGCGGCTTCATGCCCAATCTGCTGACGGCGGTGGGCAAGCAGCAGGTGCGCCAGCTGATCGAAAGCGCCGATATCCGCCAGCCGGAAAAACTGGGCAATCTGGACGCCATCACCTACATCGCCGACTACCGCAAATTCCTCTCCGCCTGCACAGTGACGCCGGTCGGCTACTATCTGCCCAAACCTGTCGTGTTCTTCACCGTGGACGAAGCAAATCAGCTGATGCCGATAGCCATACAGCTGGAGCATGGCGGCGAACTGTTCGCGCCCGATATGCCGAATGCGGAGAACGCCTGGCTGCTGGCGAAGATGCTGGTCAACTGCGCCGGGCAGACCTTGCACGATGTCGGCTTCCACCAGCTGCTGACGCACCAGCTCTGCGCGCTGGTATCGATTTCGCTGTTCTCGGAAGAGGTGTTCAATCCCATTACCAATCCGGGATCGTCCGCGCCCTTCCAGGAACACCCGGTGTTCAAGCTGCTGCAGCCGCACGTCAGCAAGGCGCTGGAGTTCCAGCAAACCATCTACAACCGCGACTACATCCCCGGCCTGCCATCCTTCCCCGCCACGCGCACGGTCAGCGGTGCGGCGGGCGTGTACAACCTGGGCTTCGTGTATGACCTGATCTTCTCCTGCGGCCGCATCGGCAACTACCAGCTGCAGGACAAAATCTACAACGATCCCGGCTTCCGCTTCCTGGAGCTGGCAAATCCAATCGATGCGCGCAAACGCGGCGTGGAGAAAACACCCTTCTCCTATCCCTACCAGCACGACGCCTCGCTATGGTACGAAGCCATTGCGCGCTTTACCTCGCAGTTCGTGGACACCTGCTATACCAGCGACAGTGCGGTGACTGAGGATACGCAGTTGCAGCATTTCTTCGGAAAACTGATCCCCGCCTTCAACCACACGGTCGGCACACCGCCCGCCGCGCGCTTCCCGCAGCAGGTCGCCACCAAGGCTCTGCTCAAGGAGGTACTCAGCATGTTCGTCTGGCAGTTCTCGGTGCAGCACACCGTCATCAACGACGGCGCATACAACCACGCCGCCTTTGTGCCGAATGCCTCGACCTTGATGTACGCGCCGCCGGCCGGCAAGCCATCCGCGCAATGGAGCGCGGACGATGTGCTGGCCTGCCTGCCGTCGAACAGCCAGCTCTATCCATCGCTCGGCAATATGAACTTCATGGACGTGCAGATCAACGCTTCGGTCACAGGCCAAGGCCCCTACCCCGAAACCATTTTGGGACGCATGACATTGGCGCCATCCATTGACATCCTGCAGGACAGCTATGCCTTCAGCGACACCAGGCTGCGCTCGGTGGTGGATGACTTCTACCAATCGGCCCGCCGGGTGGGCGATGCGATCCAGCTGCGGCAGGCGAAGGATACGGCGCGCTATCTGGAGCTGCATCCCGATGCGCAGTCCGTGCCGGAGACGGTGACGTTTAACCTGATCTCGCCGGTGAATGTGATGAATACGATTCAGACCTAA
- a CDS encoding DUF3079 domain-containing protein produces MAKKFPIKPLHPERICWGCDKYCPVDALACGNGSERTQHPVELFGEDWMDPLLPFDSDEQPDPANA; encoded by the coding sequence ATGGCCAAGAAATTCCCGATTAAACCCCTCCACCCCGAACGCATTTGCTGGGGCTGCGATAAATACTGCCCGGTCGATGCGCTGGCTTGCGGCAATGGTTCGGAACGGACCCAGCATCCAGTCGAGCTGTTTGGCGAAGATTGGATGGACCCGCTGCTGCCCTTCGATTCCGATGAGCAGCCCGATCCCGCTAACGCTTAG
- a CDS encoding serine protease yields MDTLAIPGCPHSRLIVALLGLSLSGQCWAGTANVFTQYQETNNSNTPRAIGKLFTSSGSCSASVISGNNIIVTAAHCCWNRSTKSWIGGWSFAPAYNSGSAPYGTFTWSQARVLNSWIDNGDVASDVCLIALQNDAAGRGVTYYTGWLGRSWNYGSVLSQHALGYPGNLGGGNTLQLCASESFSPSAACGGAAILNTGCSMTYGSSGGPWIRDYRTGNHVDSVVHGYDSTTCTGAFGQTFNGARFTTSNIVTLCNAQGC; encoded by the coding sequence ATGGATACGCTAGCGATTCCCGGTTGCCCGCATTCCCGTCTGATCGTCGCTCTTCTTGGTCTCAGCCTGTCGGGCCAATGCTGGGCAGGCACCGCCAATGTCTTTACCCAGTATCAGGAAACGAATAATTCGAATACGCCACGCGCCATCGGCAAGCTGTTCACCAGCAGCGGCTCGTGCAGCGCCTCCGTCATCAGCGGCAACAATATTATCGTGACCGCCGCCCACTGCTGCTGGAACCGCTCCACCAAGAGCTGGATCGGCGGCTGGTCCTTCGCGCCGGCCTATAACAGCGGCAGCGCGCCCTATGGCACCTTCACCTGGTCGCAGGCACGGGTGCTGAACAGCTGGATCGACAACGGCGATGTGGCATCCGACGTCTGCCTGATCGCCCTGCAGAACGATGCAGCGGGACGCGGCGTCACCTACTACACGGGATGGCTGGGCCGCTCGTGGAACTATGGCAGCGTGCTAAGCCAGCATGCACTCGGCTATCCGGGCAATCTGGGCGGCGGCAATACCCTGCAGCTGTGCGCCTCGGAGAGCTTCAGCCCCAGCGCCGCCTGCGGTGGTGCGGCCATCCTCAACACCGGCTGTTCGATGACGTATGGCTCCAGCGGCGGGCCGTGGATACGCGATTACCGAACCGGCAACCACGTCGATTCGGTGGTGCATGGCTATGACAGCACCACCTGCACCGGCGCCTTCGGCCAGACCTTCAACGGCGCGCGCTTCACCACCAGTAACATCGTTACGCTATGCAATGCACAGGGCTGCTGA